The genome window TGGCCATCAGATGTTCTCCGGAATTTTCTTCCTGGCCCGGTGCCCCTGGGCGAACCACCAGCCGAGGACGGTGATGCTGACGCCGAGCAGGATCGGAAGGGCATAGTGGAGGGTGTCGACGACCCCGTCACCGAGCCACTTGTGAACGAGCGGATCCTTGAGGACCATCTCCCCCGCCACGTAGCCGAGGATGCCGCCCCCCAGCCACACGATCCAGCCGTAGCGGTTCATCAGGCGGGCGAGGAGCCCGCTGCCCCAGATGACGATTGGAATCGAGAGCGCGATCCCGAAGATGACCAGGACGAGGTCGCCCCGGGCCGCGGCCGCCACCGCCAGCACGTTGTCCAGGCTCATCACCACGTCCGCAATGATGATGATCCAGATGGCCTCCCACAGCGTCGTGCCCTGGCGCACGTGTCCCTCGGCGCCGGTCTCCTGGCGGACGAGCTTCAGCGCGATCCAGACCAGGACCACCCCACCCAGGAACTGCAGGAGCGGGATCCGGAAGAGAAGCGTGATGATGGTGATGAAGGCCAGGCGCAGGAGCACGGCGCCCAGCGTGCCCCAGATGCGCCCCCAGAACTGCTGGCGCTTGGGCAGCGTGCGGACGGCCAGGGCGATGACCAGGGCATTGTCGCCGGCCAGCGTGAGGTCGATGATCACGATGCTGAGCCAGCGCGCCCAGAATTCGGGATCGAGCAAGAATCCC of Candidatus Methylomirabilota bacterium contains these proteins:
- a CDS encoding TerC family protein codes for the protein MGFLLDPEFWARWLSIVIIDLTLAGDNALVIALAVRTLPKRQQFWGRIWGTLGAVLLRLAFITIITLLFRIPLLQFLGGVVLVWIALKLVRQETGAEGHVRQGTTLWEAIWIIIIADVVMSLDNVLAVAAAARGDLVLVIFGIALSIPIVIWGSGLLARLMNRYGWIVWLGGGILGYVAGEMVLKDPLVHKWLGDGVVDTLHYALPILLGVSITVLGWWFAQGHRARKKIPENI